In Brettanomyces bruxellensis chromosome 8, complete sequence, a genomic segment contains:
- a CDS encoding uncharacterized protein (BUSCO:EOG092634MM), whose translation MNEELILKFLKSKEFINEYKALIITSQRCIETLDIIIRKLRTEKFSCLNDILKKPSYTVGPATARVLKQLGFKDIRGGEEAGNGAILSDIIINDDIFDHSDSRKILFLTGKIRKDTIPKKLREAGFQMKELVSYKTEPYDDIMKRYCEVLSTLDEMEDNWLVFFSPQGTEDILNRLRNDPTLPFNLATIGPTTEHFLRMKGIKTDVVSKKPNAKMLYESITEASKYIFTHH comes from the coding sequence ATGAATGAAGAGCTTATATTGAAATTcttgaaatcaaaagaattTATTAACGAATATAAAGCGCTTATAATAACATCCCAAAGATGTATAGAAACATTGGATATAATTATTAGAAAGCTTCGAACAGAAAAATTCTCTTGTTTGAATgatattttaaagaaacCATCGTATACTGTTGGTCCAGCAACAGCTCGTGTTTTAAAACAACTTGGATTTAAAGATATAAGAGGGGGCGAGGAAGCGGGAAATGGAGCCATTCTTTCAGATATTATCattaatgatgatattttcGACCACTCAGATTCTAGaaagatattatttcttactGGTAAGATCAGAAAAGACACTATTCCCAAAAAACTTCGGGAAGCAGGATTTCAAATGAAGGAGCTTGTTTCTTATAAAACAGAGCCGTATGATGACATCATGAAGCGATATTGTGAGGTGCTAAGTACTTTAGATGAAATGGAGGATAATTGgcttgtatttttcagcCCGCAGGGGACCGAGGACATTTTAAACCGTTTACGTAACGATCCGACGCTACCATTTAATCTAGCCACAATAGGACCAACCACCGAGCACTTTTTACGGATGAAAGGAATAAAAACCGATGTTGTTTCGAAGAAACCTAATGCAAAAATGCTTTACGAATCCATTACCGAAGCATCGAAATACATATTTACACATCATTAA
- the ELF1 gene encoding AAA ATPase Elf1 (BUSCO:EOG09265KPR), translated as MGRRKKTTRKPVKKLRQKLDTQFTCLFCNHERSVSCTMDKKSDIGILLCKVCGQSFQSPINSLSEPIDVYSDWVDACEAVADEEAKLAKSGKTLVDDGGDEEDEEKDEGY; from the exons ATG ggaagaagaaagaaaactaCCAGAAAGCCAGTCAAAAAGCTCAGACAGAAGCTGGATACTCAGTTTACCTGTTTGTTCTGTAATCATGAAAGATCGGTGTCATGTACAATGGATAAAAAGTCGGATATTGGAATCTTACTTTGCAAAGTTTGTGGACAATCGTTTCAAAGTCCCATTAACTCTCTCTCAGAGCCAATAGATGTTTATTCAGACTGGGTGGATGCATGTGAGGCTGTCGCAGATGAGGAAGCAAAGCTGGCGAAAAGTGGTAAAACTTTAGTGGATGACGGtggtgatgaagaagatgaagaaaaagatgaaggcTATTGA